In a single window of the Mus musculus strain WSB/EiJ chromosome 11 genomic patch of type NOVEL, GRCm38.p6 PATCHES WSB/EIJ_MMCHR11_CTG1 genome:
- the Trim7 gene encoding E3 ubiquitin-protein ligase TRIM7 isoform 1 (isoform 1 is encoded by transcript variant 1) has product MAAEKEKVGAEFQALRAFLVEQEGRLLSRLEVLSREVTQKQNENLAQLEGEITQLSKLSGQIQETAQKPDLDFLQEFKSTLSKCSSVPSSKPTTVSSEMKNKVWNVSLKSFVLKGLLKKFKEDLQGELEKEEKVELTLDPDTANPRLILSLDLKSVRLGQRAQDLPNHPRRFDTNTRVLASCGFSSGRHHWEVEVGSKDGWAFGVARESVRRKGLTPFTPEEGVWAMQLNNGQYWAVTSPERTQLNCGHLSRVRVALDLEVGAVSFYAVEDMRHLYTFRVNFQERVFPLFSVCSTGTYLRIWP; this is encoded by the exons ATggcagcagagaaagagaaggtaggGGCGGAGTTCCAAGCGCTGCGGGCCTTCCTGGTGGAGCAGGAGGGTCGGCTTCTAAGCCGACTGGAGGTGCTGTCCCGGGAAGTGACACAGAAACAGAATGAGAACCTGGCCCAGCTGGAGGGTGAGATCACTCAGCTGTCCAAACTCAGCGGCCAGATCCAGGAGACAGCTCAGAAGCCGGACCTAGACTTCCTCCAG GAGTTCAAAAGCACACTGAGCAA GTGCAGCAGCGTGCCCAGCTCCAAGCCAACCACAGTCTCATCTGAGATGAAGAATAAAGTGTGGAATGTTTCCCTCAAGAGTTTCGTCTTAAAAGGATTGCTGAAGAAGTTCAAAG AGGATCTCCAGGGAGagctggagaaagaagagaaag tggaactcactttggatcCAGACACAGCCAACCCCCGTCTCATCTTGTCCCTGGATCTAAAGAGCGTACGTCTAGGACAGCGCGCCCAGGACTTGCCTAACCATCCTCGCCGCTTTGATACCAACACCCGCGTTCTGGCATCCTGTGGTTTCTCCTCTGGGCGACATCACTGGGAGGTGGAAGTGGGCTCCAAGGACGGCTGGGCTTTCGGTGTGGCCCGGGAGAGCGTGCGTCGCAAGGGCCTCACGCCTTTTACCCCCGAGGAGGGCGTCTGGGCAATGCAACTCAACAATGGGCAATACTGGGCGGTGACCAGCCCCGAGAGGACACAGCTCAACTGTGGGCACTTGTCGCGGGTGAGGGTGGCGCTGGACCTTGAGGTGGGAGCAGTGTCCTTCTATGCAGTGGAGGACATGCGCCACCTCTACACCTTCCGCGTCAACTTCCAGGAGCGAgtgttcccccttttctctgttTGTTCTACCGGCACATACTTGAGAATCTGGCCTTGA